The Aquila chrysaetos chrysaetos chromosome 11, bAquChr1.4, whole genome shotgun sequence sequence CTCACCATTCCCCCCGTGCTGCCACTGCCTCCTTCCGCACCAGCCTCTTCTTGTCATCCAAAGGCTTGGCCAGCGCCCGGATAACTCGGGCCTTGTACGGGAGCAGCTGTAGGACAGAAAGGGCTCCTAATGAGAGAGCTGGGTGCCCTGCAGGAGGAGGTCTGGGACCCCCCTACCCCTCTACATGCAGGAACAGGCAGCAGGCTGCCACAGGAGCACTTACCACTGTTGTGGGCAGGCTGGTAAGAGCATGGGCACAGCGCAGGGCGGCGATGCGGACAGCCTGGAACAGACAGGGGTGAGGGCAGTACAAGGGGCACAGGaaaggggcaggcagggggcgAAGGAGGGGGCACACGCACCATGGTGGGGCTGGAGGTGAGGCTGAGGAACTTGGTGACCAGTGTGTCGACATGCAGACTCATGATCTGGGGAGCTTCGAGCAGCAGTGGCTGGAGGCAGCTCAGTGTGGAGAGCTGCACCACGCGGTCCGAGCAGGACAAGGCCTcaagcaggagagaaagcagctgCGAGTGGGGAGAACATAGGAGACATGAGTAACTCCCAGCTGTTCACTCTGCACTGCCACAATCCCCGCCCCTGCCACCAAGGCTGGCTCTCACCGTGGGCAGCTCCGTCACCAGCACAGGCTTGGGGAGATGGTTGAGCACATGGGACAGGCCCTTCAGGTAATTGGCCTTCACGTCTGTGGAGAGCAGAGATGGTTACAGGCAgccaggggaagggggggacacCAGGTCAGGTCCCCTGGGTAAGAGCTCACGGGGTGGCGAGACTGGGCTGTGGGTGGCCACTCACCGGGGCCAGCCCCGTGGAAGCCCTGCACCAGCTTGGGGACATTGTCAGTGAAGAAGCGCTGGCGGAACATGATGCGCACGTCAGCGTGGCAGCCCTTGTGCAGCACATCTGGGGACTCGGCCATGAGCAGAGAGAATCCGTCAGCCGCGGCGGGGCCCAGCTCTGTGTCACCCAGCAGGCCCAGCAGCTgcgagggagagagccctgaGATGGGGTGCCCTCCTGCTGGGGGTTCCCAGCTGGCCATGGGGGGAGCGGGCAGACTCCTTGGACATCAGccccccccgctgccgcctACCTTGTCTGTCAGGCGGGAGCTCAGGGGGTGGTAGCGCAGCACCAGGGCTTTGGTTAcctgtgcaggcagagcagagtcagtgccaggctgcccccccccagctttccCCCCTCCTGCACCCATGGCGGGCCTTACCCAGAGCAGCAGGGTGAGCGCCTGCATTCGGCAGGGCCCCTCTGCAAGGCCGAGCTCCATCCTGTTCACTGCAAGTTGGAGGATCTCATCCAGCTGCTGCCCTGAGGACACAGAAGGGACAGGCTGAGCCATTCCCCTGCCAGCAGTGGGCAGGGACCCACAACGTCCTGCCCAGCCCCCTTACCCGCCAGGTGCTTGTTCACCAGCCCTGCAAAGCACTTGGCAGCTGTGGTGGCCGTGAAGGGGCAGTTGCAGGAGCAGCTCAGTGCCAGCAGCTCACGGAGCAGCCGTTCCTGCTGAGGAATTGCCACCTGGAGGAGACATAGAGCGTGTTACAGCCTGGGGCCGCTTGGTCAGGGTCCCTCAACCCTGCTCCCCACCAACTTACGTTGCGGGGCAAGGAGCAGACGAAGGCCATGAGGAGGGCGACCAGGCGTCTTTGTGCCTCCAAGCACTCCCCATCCTGCGGGGGAAGAACAGCACCCATGTCATCACGGTCCTTGCTGCCAGCCTGTGCCGACATCCTCATTCCCTGCCCCTGTTCTGGCACCCCAGCCCCAAGCACCCAACACACCTcgaagggctggaaggagcaaGGAAAACTGTTCTGAGGCAGGAAGGAGACCTCTCCGTCCAGGAAGAGGGGTACCACGTGAGACACGCTCTGGGCAGCCAGCCTAGAAGAAAGGAGACATTGCAACGTGCTGCTCTGGGAGGGTCACCAGAGAGCTCCTGGGTACCTCCCAGGAGGCACAGGGTCCCCTGAACAGACAGCAGCAGGGGGCACGCAgcctgccccctccccatgATGGAATGCCCGGCGTCCCCTCCCAGCATCACTCACTCAGGGCTCAGGTGAGTGGTGGCAGCGCTGATGACTGGGACCATGGCAGCCAGCACCTCTTCCTCCAGCAGTGCCTTGCCCAGCAGCGGGTGGGTGCTCTCTGCAGGCAGCGGGAGGAAAGGGACATGCTGGAGCCCGCTGccgggagggaggaggcaggcacAGCCCCCTGACCCACACCggccctggggcagggctgctctgcctctggCAGGAGGCAGCGGGGCCCGCAGTGCCCGCGGCTGCCAGagggcggcggcagcagcagggctggctgcggGGTCGGGGACCCCGGAGAGCCCGGGGAGCTGcctgctttccccttctcctgctccagccccgcACCTACCTTGCATGGCAGCCTGCACGGCCATGGCCAGCAGGCAGGGCACCACCGTCTGGTGGTAGTACCAGCAGCTCTCCGCGTCCTGCTGGCACTGCAGAGCCACACGGTGCAGGCTCTGGCACACAGAGACCATGTCTTGGGCGTTCCCGGCCTCGCTCCCTGCAGGGCACAGTCACCATCACATCAAACAGTCTGAGCACCCACCGCCCCGATCTGCACCGGGATTCTGGGGCAATGCAGCCCTCCCTACTCCCCCTCCACCAGTGGGATTcgcagcccagccctgggctccttgcacctctgccttccccactcTCCCAGCCATCAGTGGTAAcagaggcagctcctgcccggACACGTTCCGTGGAGCTGCCTGCTGCGGGCTGCGTTACCTTTCTGCACCTTCCGGagatgctgcagcaggacagggacagTCTCCCTCACGATGCTGGTGTGGGTGGACACGGCTGCCAGGGCCTGCAGGCAGcgctgctgcagggagcagtggtCACGGGGGCTCTCTTCCTGCCGCTCTGAAGAGGAAACACACCTCAGAGGGGTGTTGGGGTGACCCCAGGCCCCCTCGCCCAAGGGCATTCAGGGCCCAGACCCTGCCAGGGTGGATGGaatgaagcagcacagcagaactAGCCCATGCCAGGCCCAAGGCAGTCTGCCTGCTCTGTGGCTGGGCAGCTCCTCCCCACAGGGCTGATCCTGGCCACACAGGCTGGTTGCCAGCACCATGCACGGCCTTCCCTAGGCCAGCACCACAGTGCCTGCGCTGGGAATCCCCCAAGTACGAGAGCCACTGACCTACGCCATATGGCACAGCCCCACTGCCTGGTAGGAGCCAAATGGGACAGGCTTCACCCCAAAACCAGACATCACTTCCTTCCCAAGGCTGCCAGCCCTACCTGACTGCAGCTCCTCTTCAAGCCTGGGTACCATGTGTCCAGAGAAAACTTTTGGGTAGAGGGGGGCCAGAGATCCAGCTGCCTCCATTGCTGCTTCGCTGCCGAGGGGGGAAGAGAGTGGGAGGGCTGATGCGAGCACTGCAAACCTGGGGCTGCTTGTACACCAGCTGTACAGATCTGGGCCAGAAGGTGCCTCCAGAAACCTATTTCTCAGCAACCTGCCTTTTCCACCCTACTGGTAGGCAGACCAGAGTCCCCTACTTTGACAGGCCCAGACTTTCTAATTTCCAGCCTATAAATCACCTGGTTTATCCCTTTGCTCTTACACCCATATAGTCTTTTAGTTCAGACAGTTCCTGTACCTTCCCCCAGACTACAGCCCCtctctgcagcaaagccaggcttTGTTCCTCTCCCCAGAGTCTGGGTGACTGCAGTGGCACCAGCCCGCCCCTCACCTGCTCTGGGAATCCTCCTCATGCAGAGCGAGACGGATAAGGTGATCCACAACCAGCTCCAGGTCGGAGGGAGACAGGAAGCCTGGAACAAGAGCTGTAGAGGAATCCTGCCCTCGGCCAAAGGCAAAGATGCCGGTGTTCTGGCCAGCATCCTTCTCCCTTGTCCAGGCCAGCAGCACCGCAGCAGCACGCCAAACACCAGATACATGGTGCCCAGCATAAACAGGCAAGAGAGAGACCAAGTGTCCCTGGGGCTCATGGCCTGGGTAGGAAATGCTGCCACTGCTCCTGTTCACCTACAGGCAGCAGGCAAGGACATCCCAGCAGCCATGTGGCACCACGTCTCTCAGAACAGGGTGAcagctccctctgcctccccaaGGGAAACAAGGCACCAACCTTGCAGGGAGCCGAGGACAGTCAGTGCCCTGATCCCgaccagctgcagctgcacactGGGATCCGTGAGTGCCGAGAACACCACAGAGCAAACCGGGGCTCGGAGCGACAGCAGAGTACTCTCATCTAGAGAGAGAGGCATGGAGTCACTGCCTGCGCCTGGCTGTCACTGCACAGCCACCACCATGGAACCTGACAGACCCTTTCTGGGGCCCTGCTGGTTGACACCTAGCCATGCAGGGTCCCTGGGACATGGTAGAGGGTTGCACATACAGCTGCCCAGGTCAATGAGCCTTCCTCCTCTGTCAGCATATGGGGAAGGTGAGGTGAGAGCTAGCAGCCCCCTGGGACACAGTGCCTCCAGAGGGACCAGCCAGCCTCACCTTCTTCCACATGTCCCCACTTCTGCTGCAACTCCAGGAAGCCCAGCAGCATTTCCAGGATTGTCCTcctctggctgctctgcagggacacAAAAGAGCAACCCAGATCACTGTCACTGCTGGGACACAGCTATGCCTCAGCCCAGCGCTGCAAGGCCAGAGGGTGCCCACAGGGTCCCCACCTGCAGCCAGGGAAGGACATCCACTTTCATACCCTGCTCCCACCAagccctgcagagccagcagctgcactcagccctgctgcctgtgaCCACAGAGCCTGGGGTGCCCCTCACCTGCGGGTGCTTAGTGTactgctccagcagcaggggcaggacACTGCTGGTGACACAGTGGTAGGCGCGGAGGGAGgcacctgctgctgcctgcaggagtTTGGCACTTGGCCACACCAGCTTCATGTCGGGCTCGCACAGATGGTGCCTGCAATCTGAGATAGGCTGGGTGTCAGCTGCGCTGGCAGAGCTCCTCTGCCTCGCACGGAGGGACACAGCTGATATCTGGGCTGGGACGTGCTGCCGGGGCGCAGCTCTGAGCTGCCGCACAGCCTCCCTAGCAGAGCTGCTTCCCCCAGCTCCAAGCCCACAGCACAGCCTTGGatgccccagccccagcagagaagaaagcaactCGATCCAACAGGCATTTCCTACTGtgcccccttctcctcccttcctgcaGCCAATTACCTTGGAGAAGCCAACAGTGGCTGTGAGGGctagaaagagaagaaagaggctTCAAAGAGAACAGGAGGGCAGATCTCTAGCTAGGAGCATGCTTGCAGGCCTGGCTGCTCGGGGCAGGGTAGGTCTCTCTCCTAGCTACCTTGCAGGATGCTGCTGAGGAAGGAATCCAGGAGATCCTCGGTGTCAGACCTGAGCACTGAGcaggagaggcaggcagagagggcGTGCAGTGCGGCCAGGCACTCCGCCTCAACCTTCTCGCTTGCTGTCTGGAACACCTGCAGGAGACGCCATAGGATGAGCTAAGCTTTGTGCTGACCCCAACCGCAGCTTCATGCTCCCAATGTGAGCAGAAGGGCTCAGGCTCCCGCCTCACTTCCCACGTGCTCTGAACATGCAGTGTGGCAATCCAAGCCCCCGGGACATGCTGATAGGGCTGGCCTGTCCCCCCACTTTTCAGCTGGGGCTGTCCAAGGCCACAGGTGGGTGCTGATGGGAGATATGGGACCCGCCTGGTCTGGCTGTGAACTCCTGCTTAGCAGGAGCCCACTGTGGTGGAGCATTTGTTAAGGGCCCTGCAGTACTCACCTCCCTGCGCAGGGATGACCAGAGGCTGGGGAGGAAttcctgcagctccttctgCCCATAGATGGCACAGCAGGCAGTCTGCAAGAGGGAGCCAGGAGAAAGCATCAGAGAGAAGCCAGTACTGGGAGGACACAGAGCAGGGACACTGCCCATCCTGCAAGCTCATGCTGAACTGCACAAACCActcaagggagagaaaaagaggagagagtGATGTAGGCCGAACTAGGACCCTGGAAATCGTGGCTCTGCAAGGGACAGTCTCTGGCTGGCAGGGAGAAGGACTCAGAGgtggctgcctgctgctgccacaggCCAGCTGTGGGCTGAAGGGTGTAGGGGTCCTTCCTTACCAGAGTCTGCAGGGAGTCAAGCTTGGCACTTTGCAGGTCTGAGTCCATCTTCTCAAtgagcagagggagaaggaactGCAGAGAGAGGCACTTAAACTCAGCCCACCCCTTGCACCACCTTGTCCACAGCCCTGCGGGGCTGCAAGCTCAACCTCTGCCAGGAGAGCAGAGTTTGAGGGATACCTGCAACAGGCAGCCCCTTCCCAGGACATCAGCATCAGCACTCTCCCCAcgcccagccccagcaggagACAGGGCTGCCCCTAGTGCAGGCTCCTCGTCCCAGCTGTTCCCTTCCCACGGAGCCATAGCAGGAGCTACAGCACTCTGAACAGCGGGGTGCTCAAGAACCCCCTAGAAGCTTCCTACCTCAGCAAATTGAGGCGTGGAGGCCAGTACAGCCCGGAGGCTCAGGATCAGGTCTTCTCTCTGGATGCCATGAGGGTCATTGGGGGGCTGGAAGGGAAGCAGAGCGAGCAGGTCACCGGTCAGGAAACCTCCCAATCCAGCCATCAGCTGAGGCTGCATCACCTCATCTCCAGCAAGCCAACAGCGATGCCAGTCACTGCAGCCAGCTTGGCACCAGCCTGTCAGCCTGGGTACCACAGCTTGCAGCTAAGCACTGCCCAGCCAAGACTCTTGCCCATCCTCCCCTCCCATCTCCTGGAGGGGACATGACCCCCTGAGAAAACGCCAGAAGGAATAGGCTGTGGCACAGGGCAGACTCACTCACTGGAGTAAAATCAATGGGAAAGTAACAGGACGTCACTTCAAACAGCTCCTCCACAAAGGGACCTGcaaggaaagagcagaggaCATGAGCACAGATGCTGGGCAAAAGAGGCACAGCAGCTATGCCTAGCACCCACGATAGGCTAGCTCTGCAGCTTCTGAAGCATGTCAGGGACAACCCCAGCCCTGGTCAGACCCAAGGGCCATCCCTCCAACAactcaaagaaaagcaacatgtCCCCCAGTCAGCTCTGCACGGCAGGCACGGGCTCACCCAGGGCATAGTTCTTGGCAATGAGATCCCGCACAATCTGGAAGGCCACCAGCAGGTTGCGGGGATCCTTCTCCCCATCCATCACCTGGATGAAGCCAAAGGTGAAGTCGGCACCCAGGCccttcagctctgcagaaagaagGAGCGAGAGCAGATGCAGGACACCAGACCTCACCAACATGGCATGAAATCATCCAGGTTGCCCCAGTCCCACAGCCCTTCCAGCTCTCCCCAGACAGAGCAACAGGGCCTTTGAAAAGATGAAAGCGAGCCATTCTCCCAGCCTGGACAACCCCAGAGTGGTTCTGGCATCTGCCCCCTCACCTTCCTCCCTGGTGCCCATGAAATTGGTGATGATGCTGTAGACTGTGTGGCggtccagctgcagcagggactggAGGGAGGAGCAGAGTAATCAAAACAAGCTTCCACACATGGCAGCATTGCTACCTACCACGCAAGGGCAGCGCATGCCCTTGAGAAAGAGGGCAGGAcccccagcagctcagctgctgcttcctggCACACAGATCCCATTTACCACATGCAAAGTGTCCACATGCCTATGCAATGGCACCTGAACATGACAGTGTCCCTCACTGCATGAATGCACCATCACAGTCACACCAGGGCCACACATAGTGCCCAAGGCCCTGCCAACGTAAACAATCTTAAACTGGAGAATTTGGGTGCTGAGGGCACTTAAACACAGCCTGCAGAACAGAGCAAAGGAAATAACCCCCCCAGGGCTGAGAGAAGAGAGGACAAGGGCCAAACAGGATCCTCAGCTGCTGTCTGCCTCTCGCTCTGCAGTGAGACATGCTGTCTCTAAGCTCCGCAGGAGCACTCCGCTGCTGCGGGAAGGATGCGCTATGCTGCACTGCCACTGAATGTGCTCAGTCCTCAGGGCAGGCAGGCCGGCCATCCCCAGACACCcggggagcagggacaggacgATGGGAAATCACATTGCTCACCTGCACATGTACCTCCTGGAAGATGGCTTTGAGCACAGACACTGCGAGCCCTGGGGACAGCACCTCACACATGCTCTGgggacaggaaaagaaaagcaagaatagAAAACCATGATGGCAGCCATATAATGGAGCTTTATGTTTCTGTACAGCAGCCACCTGCAGGATCCTCTCCTATGCCAGGGAGAGCTCACCACCCCCACAGACAGGACAGAACAAGATGCCTATCATCTGTGCTGCTCCCCAGAGCGGCCAGAGAATCCTTGTCCCAATACCAGCACGGAGCAGGAGACCAAGGCAgtctcctctcccctgcccctctgCAAGGGACACAGCAGGATCACGGAGGAGATAGGGCAATGTCACCGGGCAGGAGGTGACAGCCCAGCTGGGCCCTGCTCGACATGCTGCTCCAACCTGTACCCAGGTGTTGCACCTCCCCAGCACCATTCTGGAGTGCATCCCAGTGCTGCAGAGTGTGGGGCGCAAGCTCACCAGCGCTCGGAGTCCCTGGAGCACCGAGGGGATCACAAGGTGATGGTCTTGCAGCCGATTCTCATAGAACAGGACCAGATGCAGCACTGTCAGAAACAGACACCAACGTTGCATTAGTCCCAGGAAATgcagctgctgggtgctggccCCAGCTCTGTCAAAAGCAGCTGCCAGATGAAGAGCGAACACATCTTGCACTGGTGAACAGCGCGAATTGCCACTGTTGGGTGCACCCACCTGGCTCCAACGCCTTCACCCTCCCCCCATCAGCAACCCACGTCTGACCGCAGCGGGGCAGCACCCacctctggctgctgcagaggtgcTGGAGCTACCCAAGAGGCATTTGCCCT is a genomic window containing:
- the MMS19 gene encoding MMS19 nucleotide excision repair protein homolog isoform X3, translating into MRGRGIQLLSQVLLQCYSLLQEKEVLHLVLFYENRLQDHHLVIPSVLQGLRALSMCEVLSPGLAVSVLKAIFQEVHVQSLLQLDRHTVYSIITNFMGTREEELKGLGADFTFGFIQVMDGEKDPRNLLVAFQIVRDLIAKNYALGPFVEELFEVTSCYFPIDFTPPPNDPHGIQREDLILSLRAVLASTPQFAEFLLPLLIEKMDSDLQSAKLDSLQTLTACCAIYGQKELQEFLPSLWSSLRREVFQTASEKVEAECLAALHALSACLSCSVLRSDTEDLLDSFLSSILQDCRHHLCEPDMKLVWPSAKLLQAAAGASLRAYHCVTSSVLPLLLEQYTKHPQSSQRRTILEMLLGFLELQQKWGHVEEDESTLLSLRAPVCSVVFSALTDPSVQLQLVGIRALTVLGSLQALVPGFLSPSDLELVVDHLIRLALHEEDSQSSEAAMEAAGSLAPLYPKVFSGHMVPRLEEELQSERQEESPRDHCSLQQRCLQALAAVSTHTSIVRETVPVLLQHLRKVQKGSEAGNAQDMVSVCQSLHRVALQCQQDAESCWYYHQTVVPCLLAMAVQAAMQESTHPLLGKALLEEEVLAAMVPVISAATTHLSPELAAQSVSHVVPLFLDGEVSFLPQNSFPCSFQPFEDGECLEAQRRLVALLMAFVCSLPRNVAIPQQERLLRELLALSCSCNCPFTATTAAKCFAGLVNKHLAGQQLDEILQLAVNRMELGLAEGPCRMQALTLLLWVTKALVLRYHPLSSRLTDKLLGLLGDTELGPAAADGFSLLMAESPDVLHKGCHADVRIMFRQRFFTDNVPKLVQGFHGAGPDVKANYLKGLSHVLNHLPKPVLVTELPTLLSLLLEALSCSDRVVQLSTLSCLQPLLLEAPQIMSLHVDTLVTKFLSLTSSPTMAVRIAALRCAHALTSLPTTVLLPYKARVIRALAKPLDDKKRLVRKEAVAARGEWFLLGSPGR
- the MMS19 gene encoding MMS19 nucleotide excision repair protein homolog isoform X5, whose protein sequence is MCEVLSPGLAVSVLKAIFQEVHVQSLLQLDRHTVYSIITNFMGTREEELKGLGADFTFGFIQVMDGEKDPRNLLVAFQIVRDLIAKNYALGPFVEELFEVTSCYFPIDFTPPPNDPHGIQREDLILSLRAVLASTPQFAEFLLPLLIEKMDSDLQSAKLDSLQTLTACCAIYGQKELQEFLPSLWSSLRREVFQTASEKVEAECLAALHALSACLSCSVLRSDTEDLLDSFLSSILQDCRHHLCEPDMKLVWPSAKLLQAAAGASLRAYHCVTSSVLPLLLEQYTKHPQSSQRRTILEMLLGFLELQQKWGHVEEDESTLLSLRAPVCSVVFSALTDPSVQLQLVGIRALTVLGSLQALVPGFLSPSDLELVVDHLIRLALHEEDSQSSEAAMEAAGSLAPLYPKVFSGHMVPRLEEELQSERQEESPRDHCSLQQRCLQALAAVSTHTSIVRETVPVLLQHLRKVQKGSEAGNAQDMVSVCQSLHRVALQCQQDAESCWYYHQTVVPCLLAMAVQAAMQESTHPLLGKALLEEEVLAAMVPVISAATTHLSPELAAQSVSHVVPLFLDGEVSFLPQNSFPCSFQPFEDGECLEAQRRLVALLMAFVCSLPRNVAIPQQERLLRELLALSCSCNCPFTATTAAKCFAGLVNKHLAGQQLDEILQLAVNRMELGLAEGPCRMQALTLLLWVTKALVLRYHPLSSRLTDKLLGLLGDTELGPAAADGFSLLMAESPDVLHKGCHADVRIMFRQRFFTDNVPKLVQGFHGAGPDVKANYLKGLSHVLNHLPKPVLVTELPTLLSLLLEALSCSDRVVQLSTLSCLQPLLLEAPQIMSLHVDTLVTKFLSLTSSPTMAVRIAALRCAHALTSLPTTVLLPYKARVIRALAKPLDDKKRLVRKEAVAARGEWFLLGSPGR
- the MMS19 gene encoding MMS19 nucleotide excision repair protein homolog isoform X1; protein product: MAAAGAGAGAAVLAASVQDFVAGQQDRRAAEVAAGVKDGSWTVLQLVEALGSCLENTDPRMRGRGIQLLSQVLLQCYSLLQEKEVLHLVLFYENRLQDHHLVIPSVLQGLRALSMCEVLSPGLAVSVLKAIFQEVHVQSLLQLDRHTVYSIITNFMGTREEELKGLGADFTFGFIQVMDGEKDPRNLLVAFQIVRDLIAKNYALGPFVEELFEVTSCYFPIDFTPPPNDPHGIQREDLILSLRAVLASTPQFAEFLLPLLIEKMDSDLQSAKLDSLQTLTACCAIYGQKELQEFLPSLWSSLRREVFQTASEKVEAECLAALHALSACLSCSVLRSDTEDLLDSFLSSILQDCRHHLCEPDMKLVWPSAKLLQAAAGASLRAYHCVTSSVLPLLLEQYTKHPQSSQRRTILEMLLGFLELQQKWGHVEEDESTLLSLRAPVCSVVFSALTDPSVQLQLVGIRALTVLGSLQALVPGFLSPSDLELVVDHLIRLALHEEDSQSSEAAMEAAGSLAPLYPKVFSGHMVPRLEEELQSERQEESPRDHCSLQQRCLQALAAVSTHTSIVRETVPVLLQHLRKVQKGSEAGNAQDMVSVCQSLHRVALQCQQDAESCWYYHQTVVPCLLAMAVQAAMQESTHPLLGKALLEEEVLAAMVPVISAATTHLSPELAAQSVSHVVPLFLDGEVSFLPQNSFPCSFQPFEDGECLEAQRRLVALLMAFVCSLPRNVAIPQQERLLRELLALSCSCNCPFTATTAAKCFAGLVNKHLAGQQLDEILQLAVNRMELGLAEGPCRMQALTLLLWVTKALVLRYHPLSSRLTDKLLGLLGDTELGPAAADGFSLLMAESPDVLHKGCHADVRIMFRQRFFTDNVPKLVQGFHGAGPDVKANYLKGLSHVLNHLPKPVLVTELPTLLSLLLEALSCSDRVVQLSTLSCLQPLLLEAPQIMSLHVDTLVTKFLSLTSSPTMAVRIAALRCAHALTSLPTTVLLPYKARVIRALAKPLDDKKRLVRKEAVAARGEWFLLGSPGR
- the MMS19 gene encoding MMS19 nucleotide excision repair protein homolog isoform X6; the encoded protein is MKLVWPSAKLLQAAAGASLRAYHCVTSSVLPLLLEQYTKHPQSSQRRTILEMLLGFLELQQKWGHVEEDESTLLSLRAPVCSVVFSALTDPSVQLQLVGIRALTVLGSLQALVPGFLSPSDLELVVDHLIRLALHEEDSQSSEAAMEAAGSLAPLYPKVFSGHMVPRLEEELQSERQEESPRDHCSLQQRCLQALAAVSTHTSIVRETVPVLLQHLRKVQKGSEAGNAQDMVSVCQSLHRVALQCQQDAESCWYYHQTVVPCLLAMAVQAAMQESTHPLLGKALLEEEVLAAMVPVISAATTHLSPELAAQSVSHVVPLFLDGEVSFLPQNSFPCSFQPFEDGECLEAQRRLVALLMAFVCSLPRNVAIPQQERLLRELLALSCSCNCPFTATTAAKCFAGLVNKHLAGQQLDEILQLAVNRMELGLAEGPCRMQALTLLLWVTKALVLRYHPLSSRLTDKLLGLLGDTELGPAAADGFSLLMAESPDVLHKGCHADVRIMFRQRFFTDNVPKLVQGFHGAGPDVKANYLKGLSHVLNHLPKPVLVTELPTLLSLLLEALSCSDRVVQLSTLSCLQPLLLEAPQIMSLHVDTLVTKFLSLTSSPTMAVRIAALRCAHALTSLPTTVLLPYKARVIRALAKPLDDKKRLVRKEAVAARGEWFLLGSPGR
- the MMS19 gene encoding MMS19 nucleotide excision repair protein homolog isoform X2, which produces MAAAGAGAGAAVLAASVQDFVAGQQDRRAAEVAAGVKDGSWTVLQLVEALGSCLENTDPRMRGRGIQLLSQVLLQCYSLLQEKEVLHLVLFYENRLQDHHLVIPSVLQGLRALSMCEVLSPGLAVSVLKAIFQEVHVQSLLQLDRHTVYSIITNFMGTREEELKGLGADFTFGFIQVMDGEKDPRNLLVAFQIVRDLIAKNYALGPFVEELFEVTSCYFPIDFTPPPNDPHGIQREDLILSLRAVLASTPQFAEFLLPLLIEKMDSDLQSAKLDSLQTLTACCAIYGQKELQEFLPSLWSSLRREVFQTASEKVEAECLAALHALSACLSCSVLRSDTEDLLDSFLSSILQDCRHHLCEPDMKLVWPSAKLLQAAAGASLRAYHCVTSSVLPLLLEQYTKHPQSSQRRTILEMLLGFLELQQKWGHVEEDESTLLSLRAPVCSVVFSALTDPSVQLQLVGIRALTVLGSLQGFLSPSDLELVVDHLIRLALHEEDSQSSEAAMEAAGSLAPLYPKVFSGHMVPRLEEELQSERQEESPRDHCSLQQRCLQALAAVSTHTSIVRETVPVLLQHLRKVQKGSEAGNAQDMVSVCQSLHRVALQCQQDAESCWYYHQTVVPCLLAMAVQAAMQESTHPLLGKALLEEEVLAAMVPVISAATTHLSPELAAQSVSHVVPLFLDGEVSFLPQNSFPCSFQPFEDGECLEAQRRLVALLMAFVCSLPRNVAIPQQERLLRELLALSCSCNCPFTATTAAKCFAGLVNKHLAGQQLDEILQLAVNRMELGLAEGPCRMQALTLLLWVTKALVLRYHPLSSRLTDKLLGLLGDTELGPAAADGFSLLMAESPDVLHKGCHADVRIMFRQRFFTDNVPKLVQGFHGAGPDVKANYLKGLSHVLNHLPKPVLVTELPTLLSLLLEALSCSDRVVQLSTLSCLQPLLLEAPQIMSLHVDTLVTKFLSLTSSPTMAVRIAALRCAHALTSLPTTVLLPYKARVIRALAKPLDDKKRLVRKEAVAARGEWFLLGSPGR
- the MMS19 gene encoding MMS19 nucleotide excision repair protein homolog isoform X4; the protein is MDGEKDPRNLLVAFQIVRDLIAKNYALGPFVEELFEVTSCYFPIDFTPPPNDPHGIQREDLILSLRAVLASTPQFAEFLLPLLIEKMDSDLQSAKLDSLQTLTACCAIYGQKELQEFLPSLWSSLRREVFQTASEKVEAECLAALHALSACLSCSVLRSDTEDLLDSFLSSILQDCRHHLCEPDMKLVWPSAKLLQAAAGASLRAYHCVTSSVLPLLLEQYTKHPQSSQRRTILEMLLGFLELQQKWGHVEEDESTLLSLRAPVCSVVFSALTDPSVQLQLVGIRALTVLGSLQALVPGFLSPSDLELVVDHLIRLALHEEDSQSSEAAMEAAGSLAPLYPKVFSGHMVPRLEEELQSERQEESPRDHCSLQQRCLQALAAVSTHTSIVRETVPVLLQHLRKVQKGSEAGNAQDMVSVCQSLHRVALQCQQDAESCWYYHQTVVPCLLAMAVQAAMQESTHPLLGKALLEEEVLAAMVPVISAATTHLSPELAAQSVSHVVPLFLDGEVSFLPQNSFPCSFQPFEDGECLEAQRRLVALLMAFVCSLPRNVAIPQQERLLRELLALSCSCNCPFTATTAAKCFAGLVNKHLAGQQLDEILQLAVNRMELGLAEGPCRMQALTLLLWVTKALVLRYHPLSSRLTDKLLGLLGDTELGPAAADGFSLLMAESPDVLHKGCHADVRIMFRQRFFTDNVPKLVQGFHGAGPDVKANYLKGLSHVLNHLPKPVLVTELPTLLSLLLEALSCSDRVVQLSTLSCLQPLLLEAPQIMSLHVDTLVTKFLSLTSSPTMAVRIAALRCAHALTSLPTTVLLPYKARVIRALAKPLDDKKRLVRKEAVAARGEWFLLGSPGR